A segment of the Salminus brasiliensis chromosome 1, fSalBra1.hap2, whole genome shotgun sequence genome:
caaacagtcTCCtcaaaagaaaggaaaaaataaaaatgacccAGCAAACGAACAAAAACACAACGTCTTCTCAGGATTCAGAAAATAAGTGGATTCCTATGAAGGGTGGGGTCCAGCACAGTGTGTTGATgtcccctgctctaacacatctGGTAGTTAACTCTCTAAACCCTGTATATATTTTTGCCTGAACTGATCATTGCCTGTTTGCTGACTTCGACTTTGGATTACgagctttttttattaaacccTCTCTTTCAACTCAAGTCTGCAAGTGTCCGCCCCTGTGTGGCACAGAAAGTATCAAATTTTagtatatatatgatatatattggTGCTGTTACGCAAAAAGTCCAAAACAGCAGATCTATGGGAGAAAGAAAAATCCTTCtgagctttcaatggaagtcagtggaaGCAGATTTGTATTCCATGTCActgtagagcatttctattggtccgttcatcatgaaattgtgacacagTGTAAGGAACAGTGGGATTGAATGAGTggtgttgaatgtggagaaagctcttgttctattagttgtgttgagatatttaaattgctcttgtttgattggtttattggaAACCAATTTTGCCAATAAAGCTAATTTGAAATGGGGGcctactgtatatatatatttatggcatttagctgacgctcttatccagagtgacttacatggttgctcatattacagaggagggccaatgcagtgttagaagtcttgcccaaggactcttattggtgcagcacacccagactgggaatcaaacgcTGGTCgtcacatggtgtaatagctcactggcagctagtggttttatctgttgcgcaaCACCAACCACTGTATGTAGAGTCAGCCCAGATCCACTGCATTTTCAATCGGCTGTGTTTTAATTGGGTGTACAGCGTGTTATGTTACCTTAGCATTGCCAATTCGCAAAGGACAATTCGCAAAGTTGGCCACCATGCAAGATTTCCCCTATATAATAACTAGAGTACCTACGTAGCTTTAACAGGTCACACATGATGCATTAGGAAATATACATGATGTAGCAATTGTCCAAGGCCATTAACATAACCAGGGCTTAGTTTTGGGCCTGGCCAATCCTAAAACCATACAGACCCTAGCGGAAGCTGTTGTTGGACCTTTGTGTGTTCTCCTCAACATTGGAGACGTTCAGCTGGGGGCAGCATGTAGCACCGGAACAGCATGACATCCTTTTAATGAGTCCTCTTGCGCAGACTTTAAATGTCTGCCGGAGCGCCGAAGATGAGAAGTAGAAGATGAAGGGGTCCAGACAGGCGTTGAAGGTGCTGGTGAGCAGTGCGTACACTCTCCAGCTGGGGCTGTACCAACCGATGTAACCCACCAAGTGGGTCGTGCTGAAGGGCACGAAGCAGACAACGAAGACAAGGAGGGTGCCGACGGCGAGCCCGATCGCTCTGGACCGCCTTTTGGGATTGATGTTGGGGAGTCGAGAGAGGATGAGGATTAAGTTGATGTAGCAGAAGCAGCAGATGATGAAAGGGATGCAGCAAAACACCAGGAACAGCTCCAGACGGAGATGCATGACGACTGGCATCTGCTCCTTGCTGAAATCCGCATAGCAGGCGTCCTTCTTGGGTTGGTCATGGCTAGTGTTGTTGGTGGGGTTATAATACTGCACAATAAAAACAGTAGCACCATGTATGACGGAAAAGACCCAGAAGATGGCGCTGGCTATCACAGCATTGCATGGACGCCTCTTGAGCTTGTACTTCACGGGGAAGGCCACGCCGAGGTAGCGCTCTACGCTGATAGCCGTCAAGAGAAGGATGCTGTTACAGATGCCAGTGAAGAAGACAAAAACTGACATGGAGCAGAGGAAGTAGCTCATGGTCCATTTCATTTCTGCTGCCTCTTTCAGGCGGAaggggaggaagaagaggaagaccaGGTCTGAGATGTTGAGGTTAAGCAAGAGCACATCAATGGGTTTGGCGTTTTGCTTTACTTTTCGGACGAAGACGTAGAAGGCCAGCAGGTTGGCGGGAAGACCCATGATCAACGTGAGGCCGTACACTGCCAGGACCAGGTCCCTCATTTGTTTGGTCCACTGCATAGTGGCAATGTAGGTCAGTGACCTGTAAAAATAAAGATAGATCTTGCATGTTGTCAAATACATTgcaatacagacaaaagtattggtacACCTCTTCATACATTGTtatttcagaaatcaagggtatttacaAAGAgcataactgtctctactgtcccgggaagaaggctttctactagatgtatgaggagcactgctgtgagtatttgattgcattcagcaacacaaacagttccccaactcatcccaaaagtattggattgagcaccatccATTAATCACTCCCAATGCTGTGGGCTttaccctcatcctggccctaaccctCACTTTGGTCCcttatatatatacaatctTAGCCTAATCAAGGTAAGATCCAGCTCCAGCCTCCACAGCTGGTTGAAGGTGGtgagatggtctgtattagagcTGTTAGATGATCTCTGATCTCTCAGCTGGTccggtggtctcaaaatgagggtgttcaggtcagtttctggtgGGTTGCTGTGTATCTCGCaagcggaaaacacaggaggagctccactgactaaaaacagcctagacagacgttcttcaacagtcagacgtttgttgctatcttggcagtgaattgtcaacaacCCCCcaacgctttacaccactgaaatagcaacccaccaaagtcagtctgaccgcacctggctcttaaagggatggcgagcgacacactgattggtttattactgcacgttactcccaaaaaaaaacacagtacatgacttttgagcgGTTCGATTCAAGCAAGGTATACTTTTCTcgttgttaccatagcaaagacacaccgacacgccccctaaatcaagctgcacggttgacggctcgcctaaacagatcgctaaaatagggccccatGTCAGAATTTCTTTAATAATGTAAAGTGGCTCAGAACGTGTGGGGATTGCGGCAAAATGCGTAGGGGTAAGGAAGCATGGCTGATTACCCAGAAATGTCCCCGTGCAGATCGACCTGCTTTATATTTTTAGAACCAACATGCGTGAACCTTGGCCTGGTTTACGTTCTCATAAGAAACCACAGCTGAGGCTTCCTCCCCGGCTCTGTCTGTTCTCTGTGTTCGACAACACCTTTCCTTCTGCCCTTTTTCCATTGATTCACTTTCCACCAAGCTTTCTCCTTCAATTGGCTTTCCTTTCTGTGTGATCTGCCTTTAACTGACCGCAGTGGTCTAGAGCCTTTAGATTGCTAAAATGTTCGCGTTTAGCTCGTTTACAGGAGCATCCACAGATAGATAGactaccaaggtctcagaccttcaTTCAGTTTGTTGGAGCAATGACTACAATCCCACAATCATAGTTCAGAAAGGAAAGGTGATGCAAATTCCAAAGCTTAGTAGCTTAGCATCATTGATGCCCTCAATGGTGGAGAAGACTAGCAGTGTGTTTCCTTTAGTTCACAATAGAATTAAGAAAGGTCAGTTAACAGAAATGATGAGGTCaagctgaggtctggaagatCAAGATGACGGATTCTTAGAAAGGTAGGATTGTTAGAAAGACTAATCAAAGCCACAGCTTGATTGCAAACAACCTTCTGGAGGATTacgcagactctggagtggtggtgccctgttctactgtgcagcggcaCCTGCATGATTAAGACTCACTGGAGAAAAGCCCTTATTACAAAATTTTTGAAAGCTGGTTGAAGGTGGtgagatggtctgtattagagcTGTTAGATGATCTCTGATCTCTCAGCTGGTccggtggtctcaaaatgaggggtgttcaggtccgTTTCTGGCAGGTTGCTGTGTATAACAAACAGCACTGTGGATTTTTTGACTATACTGCTGCCCATATCTCTCCCTTTCGGACTCCCCCCAGCATCTCATTTGGTATAATGGGAGGGAAAGATTTAGCCATCCATAGGCCTGCTCCAAAGTTCACACATGTGGTTCTGTAGACTGGAGTGGGCAATGGTATAAAGCATGACCCCCGACCCTCACACTTTATAGGTAGTGTAAGGTGAATAGTCCGATGGCCTGGATAATGAAGCATCCACTAGAGGTTTCCTTTCCCCGGGTCATTTTTTATTTCACAAATTaacaaggaaaaaaacaaggaaatgtGAAAAGTAAATGTCCACTTACTTATTAGCCcacttgtttttcttctctctgtGTCTACAGGTATAGCTCGCAAGTCGCCACTTCTACAACCGTAGAGTAGAAGATTCCCCCTTGAACAGTCGCTGGGCTGACTATATATAGAGGTAGCTCCTCCACCTAGAACATACCACATACCTTCAGGCCGgataaaaaaacagagagacagggTCCTTTTACAGAGAGTAAACAGACAACAGTGCATACTAAATCACATAATCCTCATGGGTGATAATGCATGGACAATCATGAGGTCATCAACAGTTATTGACAGGTCAGTATTTACAGGTCATTACCTCCCTCCCCCTTCAACAGAAGGTGGACTCATCCAGGTAAGTTAAACTCAGTGTCTCAGTAGATGAGACTGGTTTGCGTTCAAGCAAAACCACAAACCGCGAGTGAGAACTTTGGGAAAAGGTGGAAATGGCAATTACATGACCTGTAatgtaaccacacacacacaaaggaaccataaagggcagtggtggctcagcggttagagctccgggctactgCTGACAGGGAtatgggttcgattccctaGTTGCaactcaccctctctgctccctggaagctagagttggctgcccacaactctgggtgtgtatgtgctcactgcccctattgACGAATAcatgctctgctctgattggctggtttcgGGGACCGGCAATGGCTCACAGAACCAacatattatagcatagttaTAACACtgacaaaaaaaccccactgtGATCATTCCAGAGTCTCAGCAGCCTGTACTGCTAACCTCTCGAAGGCTCAAGCTTCCCACTTGCTTCCCATGGTCGGTCTTTCATAAGTTTTACTATTAAACGAATTAGCCAGTGCTTTCCCATCTGATGTGAGTTCAGCCCCAGTTTAGTTCTGCTGAGGTGGTCCAGTTTGTAGAGCCTGGCGTGGATCCCCGTTTGCTCCCCCTGGCTTTTGCTTTGCCGCATGccaagtttgagctccccttctatGGACACTGGCACAAGGACAAGATGCAGTCACAAGGCCTGTAGCAgcccatattcccataactagcagagtctggaccAGGGTCACATCATATTCTCCTCAAGTCGGCATCACGTGTTACTGTAGTGCCAGCTTTGACAATGTGGATTTAGAgcttttcagagcttttcagtgTGCTAGTGCATATGCATTTTGGGGGGGATAACAGTTTGGTAACAGCCCTGATTTTCTTGCAGCCACTGCCATTCCTCTTCTAATGGAAAAGGCAACACTTGTTCACGCCTGTAGATTAGCGTTCATCTGATGTTCCTCTGAAGGTTTTTGCGGTCTGAGAACGTT
Coding sequences within it:
- the LOC140537285 gene encoding free fatty acid receptor 3-like, whose protein sequence is MQWTKQMRDLVLAVYGLTLIMGLPANLLAFYVFVRKVKQNAKPIDVLLLNLNISDLVFLFFLPFRLKEAAEMKWTMSYFLCSMSVFVFFTGICNSILLLTAISVERYLGVAFPVKYKLKRRPCNAVIASAIFWVFSVIHGATVFIVQYYNPTNNTSHDQPKKDACYADFSKEQMPVVMHLRLELFLVFCCIPFIICCFCYINLILILSRLPNINPKRRSRAIGLAVGTLLVFVVCFVPFSTTHLVGYIGWYSPSWRVYALLTSTFNACLDPFIFYFSSSALRQTFKVCARGLIKRMSCCSGATCCPQLNVSNVEENTQRSNNSFR